In Leifsonia sp. ZF2019, a genomic segment contains:
- the metK gene encoding methionine adenosyltransferase yields the protein MADLRLFTSESVTEGHPDKICDQISDSILDALLAVDPHSRVAVETLVTTGLVHVAGEVSTRGYVEIPALVREKLVEIGYDSSDVSFDGTQCGVSVSIGAQSPDIAQGVDNALETRAEQSGDDLDRQGAGDQGIMFGYATTETPQYMPLPIWLAHRLSERLAEVRKDGTLDYLRPDGKTQVTVGYEGIVPKSVQTVVLSTQHAPTVTNEQLQAEVVEEVIAPVLHGAGLETSHIRTLINPTGRFEIGGPKGDAGLTGRKIIVDTYGGASRHGGGAFSGKDPSKVDRSAAYAMRWVAKNAVAAGLAERLELQVAYAIGKAAPVGLYVETFGTGTLPDERIIAAIRDVFDLRPAAIIRDLDLLRPIYARTATYGHFGRELPDFTWERLDRVDDLRSAAGL from the coding sequence ATGGCAGATCTGCGCCTCTTCACGTCCGAGTCGGTCACCGAGGGACACCCGGACAAGATCTGCGACCAGATCTCCGACAGCATCCTCGACGCACTGCTGGCCGTCGACCCGCACAGCCGCGTCGCGGTCGAGACGCTGGTCACGACGGGCCTCGTGCATGTCGCGGGCGAGGTCTCCACGCGCGGTTACGTCGAGATCCCGGCGCTCGTCCGGGAGAAGCTCGTCGAGATCGGCTACGACTCGTCTGACGTGAGCTTCGACGGCACCCAGTGCGGCGTCTCGGTCTCGATCGGTGCGCAGTCGCCCGACATCGCGCAGGGCGTCGACAACGCGCTCGAGACGCGCGCGGAGCAGAGCGGCGACGATCTCGACCGGCAGGGCGCGGGCGATCAGGGCATCATGTTCGGGTACGCCACGACCGAGACCCCGCAGTACATGCCGTTGCCGATCTGGCTGGCGCACCGCCTCTCGGAGCGCCTCGCCGAGGTCCGCAAGGACGGCACGCTCGACTACCTGCGCCCGGACGGGAAGACCCAGGTCACGGTGGGCTACGAGGGCATCGTCCCGAAGTCGGTGCAGACCGTGGTCCTCTCGACCCAGCATGCGCCGACGGTGACGAACGAGCAGCTGCAGGCCGAGGTCGTCGAGGAGGTCATCGCCCCCGTGCTGCACGGGGCCGGGCTCGAGACGTCCCACATCCGCACGCTCATCAACCCGACCGGCCGGTTCGAGATCGGCGGCCCGAAGGGCGACGCCGGCCTGACCGGACGCAAGATCATCGTCGACACCTACGGCGGCGCGAGCCGTCACGGCGGCGGCGCGTTCTCGGGCAAGGACCCGTCGAAGGTGGATCGCTCGGCCGCCTACGCGATGCGCTGGGTCGCGAAGAACGCGGTCGCGGCGGGTCTCGCCGAGCGCCTCGAGCTGCAGGTCGCCTACGCGATCGGCAAGGCGGCGCCCGTCGGGCTGTACGTCGAGACCTTCGGCACCGGCACGCTTCCCGACGAGCGCATCATCGCCGCCATCCGTGACGTCTTCGACCTGCGTCCCGCTGCCATCATCCGCGACCTCGACCTCCTGCGGCCGATCTACGCGCGCACCGCCACGTACGGCCACTTCGGCCGCGAGCTCCCCGACTTCACCTGGGAGCGGCTCGACCGCGTCGACGACCTGCGGTCGGCCGCGGGGCTCTAG
- a CDS encoding bifunctional phosphopantothenoylcysteine decarboxylase/phosphopantothenate synthase, with the protein MTIVVGVTGGIAAYKAVGVIRALVLDGHSVHVVATEAALRFVGRPTLEAISRNPVATDLYEGVAEVRHVAIGQSADLIVIAPATANTIAKLAAGIADDLLGNTVLASTAPLVIAPAMHTEMWRNAATVANVATLRGRGVTIVGPASGQLTGADSGPGRMEEPEVIARAALRAAGVSPRPVAAAAPEPAADVVVLSERRRANEAARLPRGGVDLAGRRVVVTAGGTREPLDPVRFLGNRSSGRQGVALASAALARGAEVVLIAAHLEVEPPEGVELVEVQTALELREAVTEAARSADIVVMTAAVADYRPAQTRDAKIKKSEAGETLTLELVANPDILAGLATGKRDGQVLVGFAAETEPDPSALIELGRSKLAAKGCDFLVLNQVGWSQGFATESNEVVVLRKGGDIVMEASGTKLSVADRILDVIA; encoded by the coding sequence TTGACCATCGTCGTCGGAGTGACCGGCGGCATCGCCGCGTACAAGGCGGTGGGGGTCATCCGCGCGCTCGTGCTGGACGGGCACTCCGTCCACGTCGTGGCGACGGAGGCCGCGTTGCGCTTCGTCGGGCGCCCGACGCTGGAGGCCATCAGCCGCAACCCGGTCGCGACCGACCTCTACGAGGGCGTCGCGGAGGTCAGGCACGTCGCCATCGGCCAGTCGGCCGACCTGATCGTGATCGCGCCCGCGACGGCCAACACGATCGCCAAGCTGGCCGCGGGCATCGCCGACGACCTGCTCGGCAACACGGTCCTCGCCTCGACGGCCCCGCTCGTCATCGCCCCGGCGATGCACACCGAGATGTGGCGCAACGCCGCGACGGTGGCCAACGTCGCGACCCTGCGCGGTCGGGGCGTCACGATCGTCGGGCCGGCGAGCGGGCAGCTCACCGGGGCCGACTCCGGCCCGGGGCGCATGGAGGAGCCGGAGGTCATCGCGAGGGCCGCGCTCCGCGCCGCCGGTGTGTCGCCGCGCCCGGTCGCCGCCGCGGCTCCCGAGCCCGCCGCCGACGTGGTCGTCCTCTCGGAGCGCCGTCGAGCGAACGAGGCGGCGCGCCTCCCGCGTGGCGGGGTCGACCTCGCCGGCCGGCGCGTCGTCGTCACCGCCGGCGGCACTCGCGAGCCCCTCGACCCGGTGCGCTTCCTCGGCAACCGGTCGAGCGGCCGCCAGGGCGTCGCGCTCGCGAGCGCCGCGTTGGCGCGCGGCGCCGAGGTCGTGCTGATCGCCGCCCACCTGGAGGTCGAGCCGCCCGAGGGCGTCGAGCTGGTCGAGGTGCAGACGGCGCTCGAGCTGCGCGAGGCGGTGACGGAGGCCGCACGGTCCGCCGACATCGTCGTGATGACGGCGGCGGTCGCCGACTACCGGCCGGCGCAGACCCGCGACGCCAAGATCAAGAAGTCCGAGGCGGGGGAGACCCTCACCCTCGAGCTCGTCGCCAATCCCGACATCCTCGCCGGCCTCGCGACCGGCAAGCGCGACGGGCAGGTGCTCGTCGGCTTCGCCGCGGAGACCGAGCCCGACCCGTCCGCCCTCATCGAGCTCGGCCGCAGCAAGCTCGCGGCGAAGGGCTGCGACTTCCTGGTGCTCAACCAGGTCGGCTGGTCGCAGGGCTTCGCAACGGAGAGCAATGAGGTCGTGGTCCTGCGAAAGGGCGGCGATATAGTGATGGAGGCCTCGGGCACCAAGCTGTCGGTGGCCGACCGTATCCTCGACGTCATCGCCTGA
- the pyrF gene encoding orotidine-5'-phosphate decarboxylase encodes MTAVGTAFGDRLAEAFAERGRLCVGIDPHEHLLAEWGLPVSAAGAREFGLRAVAAAAGRAGLVKPQVAFFERYGSAGYAALEEVIGAARAAGLLVIADAKRGDIGTSVTAYAESWLTPGAPLEADALTVSAFQGVGSIAEPMRLAEEHGKGLFVLAATSNPEAAAIQQAVVASGPHAGATVARAIIEGVHAFNLEQTPHPFGTVGLVLGATVDLTAYGIDTRGPVFSPAFPVLAPGFGHQGARVEDAPHLFGSLAPGVIVSESRGLLGAGRDGLADAIARRAEEVRASHG; translated from the coding sequence ATGACGGCAGTCGGCACGGCGTTCGGCGACCGTCTCGCGGAGGCGTTCGCCGAACGCGGCCGGCTGTGCGTCGGCATCGACCCTCACGAGCATCTGCTGGCGGAGTGGGGCCTGCCCGTTTCGGCGGCGGGGGCCCGGGAGTTCGGCCTGCGCGCCGTCGCGGCGGCGGCTGGCCGGGCCGGCCTGGTCAAGCCGCAGGTGGCGTTCTTCGAGCGCTACGGCTCCGCGGGATACGCCGCACTGGAGGAGGTGATCGGAGCGGCGCGTGCCGCGGGTCTTCTGGTGATCGCCGACGCCAAGCGCGGCGACATCGGGACGAGCGTGACAGCCTACGCCGAGTCGTGGCTGACGCCGGGCGCGCCGCTCGAAGCGGATGCGCTGACCGTGTCGGCGTTCCAGGGCGTCGGCTCGATCGCCGAGCCGATGCGCCTCGCCGAGGAGCACGGCAAGGGCCTGTTCGTGCTCGCCGCGACCTCCAATCCGGAGGCCGCCGCGATCCAGCAGGCCGTCGTCGCGTCCGGTCCCCATGCCGGAGCCACCGTCGCCCGTGCGATCATCGAAGGCGTGCACGCGTTCAACCTCGAGCAGACCCCGCATCCGTTCGGCACCGTCGGCCTGGTGCTCGGCGCGACCGTCGACCTGACGGCCTACGGCATCGACACCCGCGGTCCGGTGTTCTCGCCGGCCTTCCCCGTGCTCGCTCCCGGCTTCGGCCACCAGGGCGCGCGCGTCGAGGACGCGCCGCACCTGTTCGGAAGCCTCGCGCCGGGCGTGATCGTGAGCGAGTCCCGCGGCCTGCTCGGTGCCGGCCGCGACGGCCTCGCGGACGCGATCGCGCGCCGCGCCGAGGAGGTGCGCGCCAGCCATGGCTGA
- the rpoZ gene encoding DNA-directed RNA polymerase subunit omega: MATSNNGIIDPPIDDLLAKVESKYALVIFASKRARQINDYYADLHEGSLFDNVGPLVDSSVDDKPLSVAMHEINEDKLVLKPIVE; this comes from the coding sequence ATGGCAACCAGCAACAACGGCATCATCGACCCGCCCATCGACGACCTGCTCGCCAAGGTCGAGTCGAAGTACGCCCTGGTGATCTTCGCCTCCAAGCGTGCGCGCCAGATCAACGACTACTACGCGGACCTGCACGAGGGCAGCCTGTTCGACAACGTCGGCCCGCTGGTCGACTCGTCCGTCGACGACAAGCCGCTTTCCGTGGCGATGCACGAGATCAACGAGGACAAGCTCGTCCTGAAGCCGATCGTCGAATAG
- the gmk gene encoding guanylate kinase, giving the protein MAEPVSRRPAPPEVDRRAASRAAVAARRARAAVKKSIASRDVSPLTVLDHATAQPDGVEGRLRVTEFLLSIPAIGTTKMQEALTTLGISPAKRLGGLGRHQRLRLRDFLIDRENKAGRQRNQLVVLAGPTAVGKGTVSTYIRENYPDVLLSVSATTRAPRPGEVDGVNYYFVDDAEFDRMIAEGELLEHATVHNAYRYGTPRAPIEKALDAGRSVLLEIDLQGARSVRESMPEARLIFLLPPTWEELVRRLIGRGTEDSAEQARRLETAKVELAAQDEFDHRVVNHDVAEAAREVVDLMKVRAAPSRP; this is encoded by the coding sequence ATGGCTGAGCCCGTCTCCCGCCGCCCCGCCCCGCCGGAGGTCGACCGTCGCGCCGCCTCCCGGGCCGCTGTCGCGGCGCGCCGGGCTCGTGCCGCCGTGAAGAAGTCCATCGCCTCCCGCGACGTGTCGCCGCTCACCGTGCTCGACCACGCCACCGCCCAGCCGGACGGCGTGGAGGGGCGGTTGCGCGTCACCGAGTTCCTGCTGAGCATCCCCGCGATCGGGACCACCAAGATGCAGGAAGCGCTGACGACGCTGGGCATCTCGCCCGCGAAGCGGCTGGGCGGCCTGGGCCGCCACCAGCGGCTGCGCCTGCGCGACTTCCTCATCGACCGGGAGAACAAGGCCGGCCGCCAGCGCAATCAGCTCGTCGTGCTCGCCGGGCCGACGGCCGTCGGCAAGGGCACGGTCTCGACGTACATCCGTGAGAACTACCCGGACGTGCTGCTCTCGGTCTCGGCGACCACGCGCGCGCCGCGCCCGGGCGAGGTCGACGGTGTCAACTATTACTTCGTGGACGACGCCGAGTTCGACCGCATGATCGCGGAGGGCGAGCTGCTCGAGCACGCGACCGTGCACAACGCGTACCGCTACGGCACGCCGCGCGCGCCGATCGAGAAGGCGCTCGACGCGGGGCGCAGCGTTCTGCTCGAGATCGACCTGCAGGGTGCGCGCAGCGTGCGGGAGAGCATGCCGGAGGCCCGGCTCATCTTCCTGCTGCCGCCGACGTGGGAGGAACTGGTCCGCCGCCTCATCGGCCGCGGCACCGAGGACTCCGCCGAGCAGGCCCGCCGGCTGGAGACCGCGAAGGTCGAGTTGGCGGCCCAGGACGAGTTCGATCACCGCGTCGTGAACCACGACGTCGCCGAGGCCGCCCGCGAGGTCGTAGACTTGATGAAGGTCCGCGCGGCGCCGTCGCGTCCGTAG
- the carB gene encoding carbamoyl-phosphate synthase large subunit has protein sequence MPKRTDISSVLVIGSGPIVIGQACEFDYSGTQACRVLKQEGVRVILVNSNPATIMTDPDFADATYVEPITWQVIETIIAKEKPDAILPTLGGQTALNAAMQLHEHGILEKYGVELIGAKFEAIQKGEDRQIFKELVIEAGAEVARSHIAHTVEEALEFAEDLGYPLVVRPSFTMGGLGSGFAYTPEELRRIVGDGIHQSPTSEVLLEESILGWKEYELELMRDTSDNTVVVCSIENVDPVGVHTGDSITVAPALTLTDREYQKLRDIGIDIIRAVGVDTGGCNIQFAVNPENGRIIVIEMNPRVSRSSALASKATGFPIAKIAAKLAIGYRLDEIPNDITRVTPASFEPTLDYVVVKVPRFAFEKFPAADPTLTTTMKSVGEAMAIGRSFSSALQKALRSLEKRGSSFHWGPQTRTVEELLESIRTPTDGRIVDVQQALRLGATPEQVFESTKIDPWFIDQIVLVNEVAEQIRDADTLDTDTLRYAKDHGFSDAQIGELRGFGEADVREVRHILGVRPVYKTVDTCAGEFPALTPYHYSSYDLETEVAPSDKRKVVILGSGPNRIGQGVEFDYSCVHASFALHDAGFETIMINCNPETVSTDYDTSDRLYFEPLTLEDVLEVIHAESQSGELVGVVVQLGGQTALGLAKGLEAAGVPILGTTPEAIDLAEERGLFAEILENAGLLAPRNGTAVDFPSAAHAAETIGYPVLVRPSFVLGGRGMEIVYDTPSLADYFERVAGQGIVGPAHPLLVDRFLDDAIEIDVDALFDGEQLYIGGVMEHIEEAGVHSGDSSCTLPPITLGRREIDRVREATRKIAEGIGVRGLLNVQFAIGAGVLYVLEANPRASRTVPFVSKALGIPLAKAASRIMVGETVAGLIEEGLLPKADGSVIPMDSPVAVKEAVLPFKRFRTRDGKIVDSVLGPEMRSTGEVMGIDKDFPTAFAKSQSAAYGGMPLTGTVFVSVSDRDKRAIVLPVLRLRQLGYEILATEGTAEVLNRNGIEARVVRKYSESPDDSIVDLITRNAVDVVINTPSGGTTRADGYEIRAAAVAGDKPLFTTIAELSAAVASLDAVREGFDVTSLQEYALQRAARA, from the coding sequence ATGCCCAAGCGCACCGACATCTCATCCGTCCTGGTCATCGGATCCGGTCCGATCGTCATCGGCCAGGCCTGCGAGTTCGACTACTCCGGCACCCAGGCGTGCCGCGTGCTCAAGCAGGAGGGCGTGCGCGTCATCCTGGTGAACTCGAACCCGGCCACCATCATGACGGACCCGGACTTCGCCGACGCCACCTATGTGGAGCCGATCACCTGGCAGGTCATCGAGACCATCATCGCCAAGGAGAAGCCGGACGCCATCCTGCCGACCCTCGGCGGCCAGACCGCGCTCAACGCGGCCATGCAGCTGCACGAGCACGGGATCCTCGAGAAGTACGGCGTCGAGCTCATCGGCGCGAAGTTCGAGGCGATCCAGAAGGGCGAGGACCGCCAGATCTTCAAGGAGCTGGTCATCGAGGCCGGCGCCGAGGTCGCGCGCTCCCACATCGCGCACACCGTCGAGGAGGCCCTCGAGTTCGCCGAGGACCTCGGCTACCCGCTCGTCGTCCGCCCGTCGTTCACCATGGGCGGCCTCGGCTCCGGCTTCGCCTACACGCCGGAGGAACTGCGCCGCATCGTCGGCGACGGGATCCACCAGAGCCCGACCAGCGAGGTGCTCCTCGAGGAATCCATCCTCGGCTGGAAGGAGTACGAGCTCGAGCTCATGCGCGACACGTCCGACAACACCGTCGTCGTCTGCTCCATCGAGAACGTCGACCCGGTCGGCGTCCACACGGGCGACTCGATCACGGTCGCGCCGGCGCTCACCTTGACCGACCGCGAGTACCAGAAGCTGCGCGACATCGGCATCGACATCATCCGCGCGGTCGGCGTCGACACCGGCGGCTGCAACATCCAGTTCGCCGTCAACCCCGAGAACGGGCGCATCATCGTCATCGAGATGAACCCGCGCGTCTCCCGCTCGTCGGCGCTCGCGTCGAAGGCGACCGGCTTCCCGATCGCGAAGATCGCCGCCAAGCTGGCCATCGGCTACCGCCTCGACGAGATCCCGAACGACATCACCCGCGTCACCCCGGCGAGCTTCGAGCCGACGCTCGACTACGTCGTCGTCAAGGTCCCGCGCTTCGCGTTCGAGAAATTCCCGGCCGCCGACCCGACGCTCACGACGACCATGAAGTCGGTCGGCGAGGCGATGGCCATCGGCCGCAGCTTCTCGTCGGCACTGCAGAAGGCACTCCGCTCGCTCGAGAAGCGCGGCTCGTCCTTCCACTGGGGTCCGCAGACGCGCACCGTCGAGGAGCTCCTCGAGTCCATCCGCACGCCCACGGACGGCCGGATCGTCGACGTGCAGCAGGCCCTGCGCCTCGGCGCGACGCCGGAGCAGGTCTTCGAGTCCACCAAGATCGACCCGTGGTTCATCGACCAGATCGTGCTCGTCAACGAGGTCGCGGAGCAGATCCGCGACGCCGACACCCTCGACACCGACACGCTGCGCTACGCCAAGGACCACGGCTTCTCGGACGCACAGATCGGCGAGCTCCGCGGCTTCGGCGAAGCCGATGTGCGGGAGGTGCGGCACATCCTGGGCGTGCGCCCGGTCTATAAGACGGTCGACACCTGCGCGGGCGAGTTCCCGGCACTGACCCCGTACCACTACTCCAGCTACGACCTGGAGACCGAGGTCGCCCCGAGCGACAAGCGCAAGGTCGTCATCCTGGGCTCCGGCCCGAACCGAATCGGACAGGGCGTCGAGTTCGACTACTCCTGTGTGCACGCGTCGTTCGCGCTGCACGACGCCGGGTTCGAGACGATCATGATCAACTGCAACCCCGAGACGGTCTCGACCGACTACGACACCAGCGACCGCCTCTACTTCGAGCCGCTCACGCTGGAGGACGTGCTCGAGGTCATCCACGCCGAGTCGCAGTCCGGCGAGCTCGTCGGCGTCGTCGTGCAGCTCGGCGGGCAGACGGCCCTGGGCCTCGCCAAGGGGCTGGAGGCCGCGGGCGTCCCCATCCTGGGCACGACCCCGGAGGCGATCGACCTGGCGGAGGAGCGCGGCCTGTTCGCCGAGATCCTCGAGAACGCGGGTCTCCTGGCGCCGCGCAACGGCACCGCCGTCGACTTCCCGAGCGCCGCGCACGCGGCGGAGACGATCGGCTACCCGGTGCTCGTGCGCCCGAGCTTCGTGCTCGGCGGGCGCGGCATGGAGATCGTCTACGACACCCCGTCCCTCGCCGACTACTTCGAGCGCGTCGCGGGCCAGGGCATCGTCGGCCCGGCGCACCCGCTCCTGGTGGACCGGTTCCTCGACGACGCCATCGAGATCGACGTCGATGCCCTCTTCGACGGCGAGCAGCTCTACATCGGCGGGGTCATGGAGCACATCGAGGAGGCCGGGGTCCACTCCGGCGACTCGAGCTGCACCCTCCCGCCGATCACGCTCGGACGGCGCGAGATCGACCGGGTGCGCGAGGCGACGCGCAAGATCGCCGAGGGCATCGGCGTCCGCGGGCTGCTGAACGTGCAGTTCGCGATCGGAGCCGGCGTCCTCTACGTGCTGGAGGCCAACCCGCGTGCGTCGCGCACGGTCCCGTTCGTCTCGAAGGCGCTCGGCATCCCACTGGCGAAGGCCGCCTCCCGCATCATGGTGGGCGAGACGGTCGCCGGCCTGATCGAGGAGGGCCTGCTCCCGAAGGCCGACGGATCGGTCATCCCGATGGACTCGCCGGTGGCGGTCAAGGAGGCGGTTCTCCCGTTCAAGCGGTTCCGCACCCGCGACGGCAAGATCGTGGACTCCGTGCTCGGCCCGGAGATGCGCTCGACCGGAGAGGTCATGGGCATCGACAAGGACTTCCCGACGGCGTTCGCGAAGAGCCAGTCCGCTGCCTACGGCGGCATGCCGCTGACCGGCACGGTCTTCGTCTCGGTCTCCGACCGCGACAAGCGCGCGATCGTGCTGCCGGTGCTGCGTCTGCGGCAGCTGGGCTACGAGATCCTGGCGACGGAGGGCACCGCCGAGGTGCTGAACCGTAACGGCATCGAGGCGCGTGTGGTGCGCAAGTACAGCGAATCGCCGGACGACTCCATCGTGGACCTCATCACCCGCAACGCGGTGGACGTGGTGATCAACACCCCGAGCGGCGGCACCACGCGCGCCGACGGATACGAGATCCGCGCCGCCGCGGTGGCCGGGGACAAGCCCCTCTTCACGACCATCGCCGAGCTGAGTGCGGCCGTCGCCTCGCTCGACGCGGTGCGCGAGGGCTTCGACGTCACGTCGCTCCAGGAGTACGCGCTGCAGCGGGCCGCGCGCGCATGA